The Pirellulales bacterium genomic sequence TTAATTCAAGCATTTCAGCAACAATGCTGTTCACAGATCAGCAACAATGTTGTTCAGTCGATCCACAGCAGGGGGTGGCGAATCGGCAAATTACGAATGACTTCCGCATTTGTCGGATCGGCCTCCAGTGTTTTCCACAGCTCCAAATATTTGGGCTCGTGGAAAGCTAACCCGCCGAACAACAAGAATGGCGAGCGTACCGGCCAGAATTCCCAATACATAACGTCGGGTGGCTTTGGCCATTTCGATTTGTCTTGCACGTACGGATACAAATATTCCACAGCGGCATGCATGTTACGGCCGTCCGATGTGGTATAAGTCCACAAATTATCTTGCGGTGTGGAAAGTATTTGGCAAACCGTGGCCATGGCATCGGCGTTGAAAAGCGAATAGCCATATGGTTTGGTGCGTGCTAGTTCTTTGGGAAAACTGCCGTCGGCCGCCATTTGATTAGGCAACAATATCTCCTTAAATCGCTTTCGGCATTCGGACAGCATTTCCTCGTTGCCAGTGAAGCTGGCAAAGGCGGCAGCTTGCATTACCCAACACGTTCCGTGATTGTTGGCCGCTTTCTTTTCGTCCAGTCCGTTGTGCGAAGTGTTCATCCAGTTCAGATAATCGGCAAACCATTTTTTGACGCCTTGAAGTGTCTCTCCCTTGAGAATGCCGGCCTGTTCCAGAATTTGCGCACTGCGGGCCACTTCGATTAAATGCACGGTGTCGATCACGCCAATGCCGCGGCCTTTGCTTAAACCTTTAATCGCCTGGGCATATTCCAAATTTGGATTCATCCGGGTTGCTTCGTCGACGAACCACGCTTGCAAGTGCTTGATGACCGCATCGGCATATTTTTTTTCGCCCGTCAAACGGTAGGCGCTGGTCAGGGTGCCCGCATGAATACTCAAGCGGATCATCGCGTGCCGATGGTCCACAAAATTATCAGGGTTAGTCATCCCGTCACGGGCTTTATAAGGTCCCTCCGGATTATTAGGATCGGGCCACCAATAATCTGCTTCGGAATAAAAATCGTGCGGACCACCGGGACTACGCGGGCATTGCGAGGCCGTGACCGTAATCGGCGCGTCAGTCAAAAATGCATCGGCGGCTTTCAGAATGCGGTCGTGCTCCAATTGCCGGATATCAAGTGCCGGTGTCGCGGAGCTGGAAGGCGCCGGCTCTTCAGACCAAGCGACACAGGCCCATGGGCTCAGCAGCAAAATGCTTAATCGAATCGAAATGCGAACTGTCGTTCGAAAGGAGGGCATGTCCAAACTCTGCAAATAGGAGATGATTGATCGAACGGGCGGACCAGCCGATTATCGCAATAATTCATGCCAATTGGTATTGTCTTTGGATAGCTTTGCCAAGGCCGCCGAATAGCGCTCGTCGGGATACTTAAGAACCGCCTGTCGTAAGATGCCGGTGAATCCCGCTGGGGACCAGCCGCCGAGTTGCTGATACGACCATTTTTTTTCGCCATTGGCGTAGGGGAGCAGAAAATCGATGGCTTGCTGAATGCCGCGGCCATCGTCAGTGTGGAAATTCCACAAATCCACATCGACGTGCTGACCCAACGTGGCCAAAACCATCAGCCCCGACAAATTGGCAACGCTGTAGCTCCAAGCTTTGGTGCGAGCCAACTCCAAAGGTTCGCGGCCGTCGGGCTCAATTTGCACTGCAATGCGCTTAGAGGCAACCTGCTGCAAGGTCGCTTTCGCCAACTCCGTTTTGCCCAAAAAGAATGCGTACGAGGCCACTTGCACATCGTAATACGTTCCATGATTGTTTTTGGCGGCGGCTTCGTTTTGACCATTTTTACTGTCGATCATCCATTGCAGAAATTTGCCGTACCAATTTTCCAGGCTGCTTTGGTTTTCGTCGGTCCACGATTTCGAGCCGTGCAGCAAGCCGATGGAATCGACCAGCCGCGCCAAGCAAATCGATTCAATCAATCCCGTGCCACGACCGGTATTCGTCCCGGGCACCGCTTGCGCATATTGCAAATTGGGATTCATCCGGGTATCCGAATCCAAAAACCATACGCGCAGGAATTGGGTGGCTTTATCGGCGTACGATTCATTGCCGGTGAAGTAATAGGCCACGGCTAGCGTTTCTACATTACCAGCCATCCGATTCATGCTCTGATGATTTTTCAACCTGTTGATTTCCGGATTCCGCTCCCCGTCGCGGCGAATGTAGGGTGCGCCTTCCGGCTGGGCGGGATCGGGCCAAAAGTACGGCGCCTGACTCATGTAATCGTGCTTGTCGCCGCTGGGAGGCGTGTAATCTTTTTCGACCACCGACGGCGGCGTTTCGCTCAACAGCCGTTTTGCGTCGTGCTCCAGTTGGTCCACGGCGGTAACCACACTGGAGTCACCGGCTCGGGATTTTTCTTTTTTCAATTGAAGTCGGTGCGCATCGAATAGGAACACCCGGGGTAATGGCGATGCCGTTGAATCAGCCGGCAATGTCGCAGCGGCTGGTTCATGCTTTTCTGAAGCAGACTGAGCCAATGTCCTGCCCAAGGGCCAGATCAGTCCAAGGCCCATCACAATCGCTAGAATCAGCGGTCCCTGCTTGATAAATGGGTGACGAAGGACCTTCATGCAAATGTTGGGCTTTGCGCCAGGTAGGACTGTCAGCTTGGATGGTGATCGTTTAGGCCTTACAAAAACTCGCCGAGCCCGCGCTGGGCTCGGGGGGGAAGAAAACCAGTCGGGCTCGGCTACAGAAATTAAACACTTCGCAACGTTTGAGGGACGCTGCCGAAGTTGATTCCGTCATATTTTTTGTTATGTCCCCTAACTTATTTCAGGCGACTCCCTTCGGCGAGG encodes the following:
- a CDS encoding alginate lyase family protein, whose protein sequence is MPSFRTTVRISIRLSILLLSPWACVAWSEEPAPSSSATPALDIRQLEHDRILKAADAFLTDAPITVTASQCPRSPGGPHDFYSEADYWWPDPNNPEGPYKARDGMTNPDNFVDHRHAMIRLSIHAGTLTSAYRLTGEKKYADAVIKHLQAWFVDEATRMNPNLEYAQAIKGLSKGRGIGVIDTVHLIEVARSAQILEQAGILKGETLQGVKKWFADYLNWMNTSHNGLDEKKAANNHGTCWVMQAAAFASFTGNEEMLSECRKRFKEILLPNQMAADGSFPKELARTKPYGYSLFNADAMATVCQILSTPQDNLWTYTTSDGRNMHAAVEYLYPYVQDKSKWPKPPDVMYWEFWPVRSPFLLFGGLAFHEPKYLELWKTLEADPTNAEVIRNLPIRHPLLWID
- a CDS encoding alginate lyase family protein, whose amino-acid sequence is MKVLRHPFIKQGPLILAIVMGLGLIWPLGRTLAQSASEKHEPAAATLPADSTASPLPRVFLFDAHRLQLKKEKSRAGDSSVVTAVDQLEHDAKRLLSETPPSVVEKDYTPPSGDKHDYMSQAPYFWPDPAQPEGAPYIRRDGERNPEINRLKNHQSMNRMAGNVETLAVAYYFTGNESYADKATQFLRVWFLDSDTRMNPNLQYAQAVPGTNTGRGTGLIESICLARLVDSIGLLHGSKSWTDENQSSLENWYGKFLQWMIDSKNGQNEAAAKNNHGTYYDVQVASYAFFLGKTELAKATLQQVASKRIAVQIEPDGREPLELARTKAWSYSVANLSGLMVLATLGQHVDVDLWNFHTDDGRGIQQAIDFLLPYANGEKKWSYQQLGGWSPAGFTGILRQAVLKYPDERYSAALAKLSKDNTNWHELLR